The Funiculus sociatus GB2-C1 genome has a segment encoding these proteins:
- a CDS encoding damage-control phosphatase ARMT1 family protein yields MQKPFQEPKLPLPPPLMMSESGSFAHYTLTSRLPAIARRVIAENDFTPKIVNNLETLIQELADGSVRSLTDDNSPDLTSWNTYLEPFVGKRWLDIPWFFAEAYFFRRILEATHYFLPGSSQSVDPYAVQKYRGLETANDSIKAISTKINNSEKDTTSLIALLYFVLWGNRADLSLWPVDAVDSNYNSLENHPEQTHVLVDDTSVISDKIANFDKVRIDFIVDNAGLELVSDLCLADYLLDTNAAKVVYLHLKPYPTFVSDATIKDVHSTLKILATDENREVRCLSFRLQDYINSNRLCLVDDLFWTSPLVFWEMPESLQQDLAQSSLIFVKGDANYRRCLGDRQWDFTTSFADITCYFPAPFAALRTLKSEIVAGLQPSQLESLSRQDPQWLTNGQWGVIQIGNWE; encoded by the coding sequence ATGCAAAAGCCATTTCAAGAGCCTAAACTACCGCTTCCACCACCACTAATGATGTCGGAGTCCGGCTCCTTTGCTCACTATACCCTTACCTCGCGGCTTCCAGCGATCGCGCGGCGGGTAATTGCTGAAAATGACTTTACCCCAAAAATTGTCAATAATCTGGAAACCCTGATTCAAGAATTAGCTGATGGGAGTGTGCGATCGCTTACAGATGACAACTCACCAGATTTAACATCTTGGAATACATATTTAGAACCTTTTGTCGGGAAGCGATGGCTGGATATTCCCTGGTTTTTTGCGGAAGCATACTTTTTTCGTCGTATCCTTGAAGCAACGCATTACTTCCTACCAGGCTCTTCCCAGAGTGTAGATCCGTATGCAGTGCAAAAATATAGAGGTTTGGAAACGGCAAATGATTCTATAAAAGCAATCAGCACTAAAATTAACAATAGTGAAAAAGACACAACAAGTCTAATCGCACTGCTCTATTTTGTACTGTGGGGAAATCGAGCCGATCTCAGTCTTTGGCCTGTAGATGCGGTTGATTCTAACTACAATAGCCTGGAAAATCACCCCGAACAGACACACGTTTTAGTAGATGATACATCAGTAATCTCGGATAAAATTGCCAACTTTGATAAAGTACGGATTGATTTTATCGTGGACAATGCTGGTTTGGAACTTGTCAGCGATTTGTGCTTAGCAGACTACCTGTTAGATACTAATGCTGCAAAGGTTGTTTACCTGCACCTCAAGCCTTATCCTACTTTTGTTTCTGATGCGACAATTAAAGATGTCCACAGCACTCTAAAAATTCTGGCTACTGATGAGAATAGGGAAGTGCGATGCTTAAGCTTTCGCCTGCAAGATTACATCAATTCCAATCGTTTGTGTCTTGTAGACGATTTATTTTGGACATCCCCTTTAGTCTTCTGGGAAATGCCAGAATCATTGCAACAAGACTTAGCGCAATCAAGTTTAATTTTCGTCAAAGGAGATGCTAACTACCGCCGCTGTTTAGGCGATCGCCAATGGGATTTTACCACCTCTTTTGCAGATATCACCTGTTACTTTCCCGCCCCCTTTGCTGCTTTACGTACCCTAAAATCAGAAATCGTGGCGGGGCT